The following are encoded in a window of Flavobacterium psychrotrophum genomic DNA:
- a CDS encoding type II toxin-antitoxin system HigB family toxin, with translation MRIIAVKTLKEFWEQFPDSERPLQYWYKDVAAAEWNNPNELKGQFGNASILTNKRVVFNIHGNTYRLIVDIEYRLKIVLLVWLGTHKYYNKINAKEISYVKTDKK, from the coding sequence ATGAGAATAATTGCTGTAAAAACGTTAAAAGAATTCTGGGAGCAATTTCCGGATTCAGAAAGGCCACTGCAATATTGGTATAAGGATGTGGCGGCTGCTGAGTGGAATAACCCAAACGAACTAAAAGGGCAGTTTGGAAATGCCTCAATACTGACAAACAAAAGGGTTGTTTTTAATATACATGGCAACACCTACCGGTTGATCGTAGATATTGAATACCGTTTGAAGATAGTACTTCTAGTCTGGTTAGGGACACACAAATATTACAATAAGATTAATGCAAAAGAGATTAGCTATGTTAAGACTGATAAAAAATGA
- a CDS encoding helix-turn-helix domain-containing protein — protein MLRLIKNDTQHQDTLARIYELMQLDLQPDTEESDELEILSMLVKKYEDEHYPVPEPTPIEAIKYRMEQLNISDAELSEILGARSRKSEILSGKRKLSLSMIRALKERLNISADILIQLH, from the coding sequence ATGTTAAGACTGATAAAAAATGATACGCAACATCAAGATACCCTTGCGCGTATCTACGAATTGATGCAACTCGATTTACAACCGGATACAGAAGAATCTGATGAACTGGAAATTCTTTCAATGCTGGTGAAAAAATATGAAGATGAACACTATCCCGTTCCCGAACCCACCCCTATTGAAGCAATAAAATACAGGATGGAGCAATTAAATATTTCTGATGCTGAGCTTTCTGAAATATTAGGTGCGCGTTCACGCAAATCTGAAATCCTGTCCGGGAAGAGAAAGCTTAGCCTTTCCATGATACGGGCGTTAAAAGAAAGATTGAATATATCTGCGGATATATTGATACAGCTTCACTAA